The Pseudorhodobacter turbinis genome contains a region encoding:
- the metA gene encoding homoserine O-acetyltransferase MetA yields the protein MPITLPQDLPAFDVLTKEGVMVISPDRAQSQDIRPLRIALLNLMPKKIQTENQFARLIGATPLQIDLHLIRMSEHQAKNTAAEHMEAFYRPFEEVRDQKFDGLIITGAPIEHLSFGDVTYWDELREVLNWTQTNVHSTFGVCWGGMAMINHFHGVKKHILPAKAFGCFRHSNLDPTSPFLRGFSDDCVIPVSRWTEMRQAEIDAAPGLRTLLGSDQSGPCLVEDPAHRALYIFNHFEYDSDTLKQEYDRDIANGTPINVPMNYYPNDNPAMKPLNRWRSHAHLLYGNWINEIYQSTPYDISEIGM from the coding sequence ATGCCCATCACTCTGCCCCAAGATCTGCCCGCTTTTGATGTCTTGACCAAAGAGGGCGTCATGGTGATCTCGCCCGACCGGGCGCAAAGTCAGGATATCCGCCCCCTGCGCATCGCGCTTCTGAACCTGATGCCCAAGAAAATCCAGACCGAGAACCAGTTCGCGCGCCTGATCGGGGCCACGCCTTTGCAGATCGACCTGCACCTGATCCGCATGTCCGAACATCAGGCCAAGAATACCGCAGCCGAGCATATGGAAGCGTTTTACCGCCCTTTTGAGGAGGTGCGTGACCAAAAATTCGACGGCCTCATCATCACCGGCGCCCCGATCGAGCATCTGTCATTTGGCGATGTCACCTATTGGGACGAGCTGCGCGAGGTTTTGAACTGGACGCAAACCAATGTGCATTCCACCTTTGGCGTCTGCTGGGGCGGGATGGCGATGATCAACCACTTCCACGGCGTGAAAAAACACATCCTGCCCGCCAAGGCCTTCGGCTGTTTTCGCCACTCCAACCTGGATCCGACCTCGCCGTTCCTGCGCGGTTTCTCGGATGATTGTGTGATCCCGGTTTCGCGTTGGACCGAGATGCGCCAAGCCGAGATTGACGCCGCCCCCGGCCTGCGCACCCTGCTTGGATCGGATCAATCCGGCCCCTGTCTGGTTGAGGATCCGGCCCATCGCGCGCTCTATATCTTCAACCATTTTGAATATGACAGCGACACGCTGAAACAGGAATATGACCGTGACATTGCCAATGGCACGCCGATCAACGTGCCGATGAACTATTACCCCAACGACAATCCGGCAATGAAACCCCTGAATCGCTGGCGCAGCCATGCCCACCTTTTGTATGGCAACTGGATCAACGAGATATACCAGTCAACGCCTTATGATATAAGTGAAATTGGCATGTAA
- the ppk2 gene encoding polyphosphate kinase 2, protein MDLPFDGAISKFLAEEAPKDIRKAIEKADKDDILAASYPYPRELKRKAYARQMEGLQRQLVRMQASIKASGKRVVVVYEGRDAAGKGGTIGATRENLNPRMASVVALSKPSDREATQWYFQRYVDWMPAAGEMVMFDRSWYNRGVVEHVFGFCTDKQREHFFAQLPSFEEMLVEEGIVLVKLWLNVGQAEQLRRFLARENDPLKQWKLSWVDVEGLRKWDAYSAAITETLARSHTPHTPWTVIRSDDKKRARIAAIQTLLHAVEYEGKDSNLIGQPDPEICGSPAMLDV, encoded by the coding sequence ATGGATCTGCCTTTCGACGGCGCAATCAGCAAGTTTCTGGCCGAGGAGGCCCCGAAGGATATCCGCAAAGCCATTGAAAAGGCGGATAAAGACGATATTTTGGCGGCCTCCTATCCCTATCCGCGCGAATTGAAACGCAAGGCTTACGCCCGCCAGATGGAGGGGCTGCAACGCCAGCTTGTGCGCATGCAGGCCAGCATCAAAGCCAGCGGCAAACGTGTGGTCGTCGTCTATGAGGGGCGTGATGCTGCGGGCAAGGGTGGCACTATTGGTGCGACACGCGAAAACCTCAACCCGCGCATGGCCTCGGTTGTGGCGCTTTCAAAGCCCTCGGATCGCGAGGCGACACAATGGTATTTTCAGCGTTATGTCGACTGGATGCCCGCCGCCGGTGAAATGGTGATGTTTGACCGCTCTTGGTACAATCGTGGCGTGGTGGAACATGTCTTTGGCTTTTGTACCGACAAACAGCGCGAGCATTTCTTTGCCCAGCTTCCAAGTTTTGAGGAAATGCTGGTGGAGGAGGGCATTGTGCTGGTCAAGCTCTGGCTCAACGTCGGGCAGGCAGAGCAGCTTCGCCGGTTTTTGGCCCGTGAAAATGACCCGCTGAAGCAATGGAAACTGTCTTGGGTGGATGTCGAGGGGCTGCGCAAATGGGATGCCTATTCCGCCGCAATCACTGAGACGCTCGCGCGCAGCCACACCCCCCATACGCCTTGGACGGTAATTCGGTCCGACGACAAGAAACGCGCACGGATTGCGGCGATCCAGACCCTGCTACACGCCGTGGAGTATGAGGGCAAAGACAGCAACCTGATCGGCCAGCCCGACCCCGAAATTTGCGGCAGTCCCGCAATGCTTGATGTCTAA
- a CDS encoding TetR/AcrR family transcriptional regulator, translated as MSKRGYHHGNLRQALVEAALALITEKGPQGFTLSEAAKHAGVTPAAVYRHFVGRDDLIAEAARQGYEIFAALMEFAYNNGEPSALAAFEATGRAYLAFARKYPGHYQAMFESGLTLNAHPELATVAAKAWAVQETAARQLSHQLPVDRRPPVSMVSAHIWALSHGVVELFARGAPGAQSPYPPEDMLEAGIGIYLRGLGLLPPDS; from the coding sequence ATGTCTAAGCGCGGTTATCATCACGGCAATCTGCGGCAGGCCTTGGTTGAGGCAGCGCTGGCACTGATCACAGAAAAGGGCCCGCAAGGTTTCACCCTGTCAGAGGCAGCAAAGCACGCGGGTGTCACCCCCGCCGCCGTTTACCGCCATTTTGTCGGCCGCGATGATCTGATAGCCGAGGCCGCGCGCCAAGGCTATGAGATCTTTGCCGCCCTGATGGAGTTTGCTTATAACAATGGCGAACCCAGCGCCCTTGCGGCGTTTGAGGCGACCGGGCGCGCCTATCTGGCCTTTGCGCGCAAATATCCCGGCCATTATCAGGCGATGTTTGAGAGCGGGCTGACGCTGAATGCCCATCCCGAGTTGGCAACGGTCGCGGCCAAAGCATGGGCTGTTCAGGAAACCGCAGCGCGCCAGTTGTCGCATCAGCTTCCCGTGGATCGGCGCCCGCCTGTGTCAATGGTCTCGGCGCATATCTGGGCGCTTAGCCATGGGGTGGTGGAACTCTTTGCCCGCGGTGCGCCGGGCGCCCAAAGCCCCTACCCGCCCGAGGATATGCTGGAGGCGGGCATTGGGATTTACCTGCGCGGATTGGGGCTTTTGCCCCCCGACAGTTAG
- a CDS encoding ABC transporter ATP-binding protein encodes MIAFQDVHKYYGDYHALRGITATIKAGEFFSLLGPSGCGKTTLLRTIAGFEGISSGAVMIDGKNMAGVPANQRPTNMVFQSYAIFPHLTVGENVGFGLRRAGLSKAELAARVEEALAMVGLGGYGARAAHALSGGQRQRVALARALILKPKVLLLDEPLSALDKKMREQMQVELIRLQRQVGITFILVTHDQEEALVMSDRIAVMFEGEIAQLADPETLYRRPNSRRVAEFIGTMNFLPAQVISEADGKIEVEAKGFGRATLDAEQAPGAHSGEGPAVGFRPETLTILFEGQTSTDRETTALIEEVVYYGDMTYYDVKLDGTDRAVRISMRNVFGRPVLEIGTRTRVAWSPGALVLFR; translated from the coding sequence ATGATCGCGTTTCAGGACGTGCATAAATACTATGGCGATTACCATGCTTTGCGCGGCATCACCGCGACGATCAAGGCAGGCGAATTCTTCTCGCTTTTGGGGCCGTCGGGCTGCGGCAAGACCACGCTTTTGCGCACTATTGCGGGATTTGAGGGGATCTCCTCCGGTGCTGTGATGATCGACGGCAAGAATATGGCGGGGGTGCCTGCAAACCAGCGGCCGACGAATATGGTATTCCAGTCCTATGCGATTTTTCCGCATTTGACGGTGGGCGAAAACGTGGGCTTTGGTCTGCGCCGTGCGGGGCTTTCAAAGGCTGAACTGGCCGCACGTGTAGAGGAGGCGTTGGCGATGGTCGGCCTTGGGGGCTACGGCGCGCGGGCGGCGCATGCGCTTTCGGGCGGGCAGCGCCAGCGGGTCGCCTTGGCGCGCGCGCTGATCCTGAAGCCAAAGGTTTTGCTGTTGGACGAACCTTTGTCGGCGCTGGATAAAAAGATGCGCGAGCAGATGCAGGTAGAGCTAATCCGCCTGCAACGGCAGGTCGGCATCACCTTTATTCTCGTCACCCATGACCAAGAAGAAGCACTGGTGATGTCGGACCGCATCGCCGTGATGTTTGAGGGTGAGATCGCACAGCTTGCCGATCCCGAAACCCTTTACCGCCGTCCCAATTCGCGCCGTGTGGCCGAATTTATCGGCACAATGAATTTTCTTCCCGCGCAGGTGATTAGCGAGGCAGATGGCAAGATCGAGGTGGAGGCAAAGGGCTTTGGCCGGGCCACTTTGGATGCCGAACAGGCCCCGGGCGCGCATTCGGGTGAGGGGCCCGCTGTTGGGTTCCGCCCCGAGACCCTGACCATCCTCTTTGAGGGGCAGACATCCACCGACCGAGAGACCACCGCTTTGATCGAAGAGGTCGTCTATTACGGGGATATGACCTATTACGATGTGAAGTTGGACGGCACCGATAGGGCGGTGCGGATCTCGATGCGCAATGTCTTTGGCCGTCCGGTGCTGGAGATCGGGACGCGGACGCGGGTGGCTTGGTCCCCCGGCGCGCTGGTTCTGTTCCGCTAA